One region of Triticum aestivum cultivar Chinese Spring chromosome 6B, IWGSC CS RefSeq v2.1, whole genome shotgun sequence genomic DNA includes:
- the LOC123137845 gene encoding C2 and GRAM domain-containing protein At1g03370, whose protein sequence is MRLTVRVIGARNLRAMDFNGFSDPYVKLQVGKQRFKTKVVKMNLNPEWDQEFSFVVADVREVLKLDVYDEDMIGTDDFLGQVRVTLEDLLAAENFSLGTRWYQLLPKAKSDKAVDCGEICLAISLETAGATRSWSDDLATELTGTQKEYSLQSSQSAGASSAALAYEENEATKEDDVNEYFSDGTEIPEDDKCGEVRDPEDRLIPTEISSEAGTSKTEKLDKPSLVDRVYQMFAKKNDDISSTSLTKTEALEEVQQAPAVFEAPLIQTSDICLEITFAELLGSFESRHGQVEMPVNLQGILVNQSYFTSPSDLNNLLFSPDSDFRQTLVQLQGCTDFKTEPWRIDNDGESLKRVISYTTAPSKLVKAVKATEEQSYLKADGKEYSVLLSASTPDVPCGTYFRTEVLFRIMPGPELDSEQQTSHLVISWRMNFLQSTMMKSIIENGARQGLEQNYSQFSDLLSEKINPIDVDDAGSDKEQVLASLQGGQESDWKIAFLYFCNFGVLSSLFVALYIGVHVSLVNSGAVQGLEFPGLDLPDSISEIVMGGLLFLQVQHIFKKIMCFFQAREQKVGDHGVKAQGDGWLLTVALIEGTNLAPVDATGFSDPYVVFTCNGKTKTSSIKFQTLEPQWNDIFEFDAMDDPPSVMNVHVYDFDGPFDEVTSLGHAEINFVKSNLSELADVWIPLQGNLAKSRQSKLHLRIFLNNSKGTGMVTEYLSKMEKEVGKKMTLRSPRTNTAFQELFSLPAEEFLISSFTCYLKRKLPTQGHLFLSPRIIGFYSSMFGRKTKFFFLWEDIEDIQAIPPSLSTWSPSLAITLHRGRGMDAKHGAKSVESGKLKFSLQSFASFSVANRTIMALWKARSLSSESKVQIAEEQSQNNTLQSEDSGIFVGVDDSKSLQMSEVFSSTISANMNSLLEVFEGGSLEMKVMEKVGCLKYSATQWESDKPDEYQRQIHYKFSRKLSPVGGEVTGTQLKSPMPNKKGWIIEEVMELQGVLLGDFFTLHIKYQIEDLAPKQKACSVQVYLGIEWSKTTRHQKRIEKNVLSSSSARLKEMFSLASKQLSHTR, encoded by the exons ATGAGGCTGACTGTGCGTGTGATCGGAGCCCGCAACCTGCGCGCCATGGATTTCAACGGGTTCAGCGACCCGTATGTGAAACTGCAGGTTGGGAAGCAGCGGTTCAAGACCAAGGTGGTCAAGATGAACCTGAACCCGGAGTGGGACCAGGAGTTCAGCTTCGTCGTCGCCGATGTCCGGGAGGTGCTCAAGTTAGATGTCTATGATGAAGACATGATCGGGACTGATGACTTCCTGGGCCAGGTGAGGGTGACACTGGAGGATCTTCTGGCCGCGGAGAACTTCTCGCTCGGCACGCGCTGGTACCAGCTTCTTCCCAAGGCCAAGAGCGACAAGGCAGTTGATTGTG GGGAGATTTGTCTTGCAATATCTTTAGAAACAGCTGGGGCCACACGATCATGGTCTGATGATCTTGCAACTGAACTAACTGGTACACAGAAAGAGTATTCATTGCAATCCAGTCAAAGCGCAGGAGCGTCATCGGCTGCATTAGCTTATGAAGAAAATGAAGCTACTAAAGAAGATGATGTTAATGAGTATTTTTCTGATGGAACTGAAATCCCTGAAGACGACAAATGTGGCGAAGTGAGAGATCCAGAGGACAGGTTGATTCCTACTGAAATTTCTAGTGAAGCCGGAACTTCTAAAACAGAAAAGCTTGACAAGCCCTCGCTTGTTGATCGTGTCTATCAAATGTTTGCCAAGAAAAATGATGATATTTCGTCAACGTCATTGACAAAGACCGAGGCTTTAGAAGAAGTTCAACAAGCACCAGCAGTATTTGAGGCTCCTTTAATCCAAACTAGTGACATTTGTTTAGAGATTACATTTGCTGAACTATTGGGATCTTTTGAATCAAGGCACGGACAAGTCGAAATGCCTGTGAATTTACAAGGAATTCTTGTTAACCAGTCATATTTTACGTCACCTAGTGATTTGAATAACCTTCTCTTCTCACCAGATTCAGATTTTCGGCAAACATTGGTTCAGCTTCAGGGTTGTACTGATTTCAAAACGGAACCCTGGAGAATTGATAATGATGGGGAGTCCCTGAAGAGAGTGATAAGTTATACAACTGCACCATCCAAATTGGTTAAAGCTGTAAAGGCAACAGAGGAACAATCTTATTTGAAGGCTGATGGAAAAGAGTATTCAGTTCTATTGAGTGCTAGCACTCCTGATGTTCCTTGTGGTACTTATTTTCGGACAGAGGTTCTTTTCCGTATTATGCCAGGCCCTGAACTTGATTCTGAGCAACAGACTTCACATTTGGTAATTTCTTGGCGCATGAATTTTCTTCAGAGTACTATGATGAAAAGTATTATAGAAAATGGAGCAAGACAAGGCTTGGAGCAAAATTATTCACAGTTCTCTGATCTGCTGTCAGAGAAGATCAATCCTATTGATGTAGACGATGCTGGATCAGATAAGGAGCAGGTCTTAGCTTCATTGCAAGGGGGGCAGGAGTCTGATTGGAAGATAGCATTCCTATACTTCTGCAACTTTGGTGTCTTGTCCTCTCTTTTTGTTGCCTTGTACATTGGTGTTCATGTTTCACTAGTGAATTCAGGTGCAGTTCAGGGACTTGAGTTTCCTGGATTAGATTTGCCAGATTCTATCAGTGAGATTGTCATGGGTGGGCTATTGTTTCTTCAGGTGCAACACATATTTAAGAAAATCATGTGTTTTTTTCAGGCAAGAGAACAAAAAG TTGGTGATCATGGTGTGAAAGCACAAGGCGATGGATGGTTGCTAACTGTTGCCTTAATTGAGGGAACCAATTTGGCACCAGTCGATGCTACTGGTTTCTCTGATCCTTATGTGGTATTTACTTGCAATGGCAAAACCAAAACAAGCTCAATCAAGTTCCAAACACTTGAACCTCAGTGGAACG ACATCTTTGAGTTTGATGCCATGGATGATCCTCCATCAGTGATGAATGTACACGTATATGATTTTGATGGACCATTTGACGAAGTTACCTCTCTTGGACATGCTGAAATCAACTTTGTCAAATCAAATCTGTCAGAGCTAGCAGATGTATGGATTCCTCTTCAAGGTAACTTGGCTAAGTCCAGGCAGTCTAAGTTACACCTAAGAATCTTCTTGAACAACTCAAAGGGCACTGGTATGGTCACTGAGTATCTGAGCAAAATGGAGAAAGAAGTTGGTAAGAAG ATGACGTTGCGGTCTCCTCGAACTAATACTGCATTCCAGGAGCTCTTCTCTCTGCCTGCAGAAGAATTTCTAATCAGCAGTTTTACCTGCTACTTGAAGCGGAAATTGCCTACACAG GGCCATCTTTTCTTGTCTCCAAGAATAATTGGATTTTATTCAAGCATGTTTGGCCGGAAAACAAAGTTTTTCTTTCTATGGGAGGATATTGAAGACATACAGGCAATTCCCCCATCACTATCGACATGGAGTCCATCCCTTGCAATAACTCTTCACAGAGGTAGAGGCATGGATGCAAAGCATGGTGCGAAGAGTGTAGAGAGTGGAAAGCTGAAGTtttctttgcaatcttttgcaTCATTTAGTGTGGCCAATAG GACAATAATGGCGTTATGGAAAGCAAGATCATTGAGCTCCGAGTCTAAAGTACAGATTGCTGAGGAACAATCTCAAAATAATACACTTCAGAGTGAGGACAGTGGAATTTTTGTTGGTGTTGACGATTCCAAGAGCCTTCAGATGAGTGAAGTTTTCTCGTCAACCATTTCTGCTAAT ATGAATTCACTTCTGGAGGTGTTCGAAGGAGGTTCGTTGGAGATGAAAGTCATGGAGAAAGTTGGATGCCTCAAATACTCGGCTACACAATGGGAATCAGATAAACCTGATGAATATCAACGACAAATTCATTACAAGTTTAGCAGGAAGTTGTCTCCTGTTGGAGGAGAAGTGACTGGGACCCAGCTGAAATCTCCTATGCCCAATAAGAAAGGGTGGATTATTGAAGAGGTGATGGAACTTCAAGGCGTCCTTCTTGGTGACTTCTTCACG CTTCATATAAAGTATCAAATCGAAGACCTTGCTCCTAAACAAAAGGCGTGCAGTGTCCAAGTCTATCTTGGAATTGAATGGTCAAAGACCACCAGACATCAGAAGAGAATTGAGAAGAATGTTCTTTCCAGTTCATCTGCTCGCCTAAAGGAGATGTTCAGCCTTGCATCCAAGCAACTCTCGCACACCAGATAG